In Stanieria sp. NIES-3757, the DNA window AATATTATTGCGATTTTCCAAAAAGAATTACAAAGTTATTTTGTTTCTCCTTTGGCTTATATTGTTACAGCAGTTTTTTGGCTTCTTTCTGGTTTATTTTTTGTCGAACTTTTATTGGGACAAGAAGGCATTATTCAACAAGTAGCTGTTAGTGAACAGATGGGAATGCCTACCGATATTGATGTAGCTTATGTCTTTTTAAATTCTTTGTTTGCCGTGATAGGTTCTTTATCTTTATTTATTTTACCTATTCTTTCTATGAATCTTTATACTGAGGAAAGAAAACGAGGCACGATTGAATTGTTAGCTACATCTCCCGTCACAAATTGGGTAGTTGCTTTAGGCAAACTTTTAGGAGTAGTGACCTTTTTTTTAGTGATGATTTTACCACTTTTATTATACGAAGCGATCGCTTTTAGTGCTGCTAATCCTGCCGTTCCTCCTGCTGTTCCACTTTTAGCTCATTTGGGTTTAATTTTATTAGCAGCAGCAATTTTATCTTTAGGAATGTTTATTTCTTCCCTGACAGATAACTCTATTATTGCTGCTATTTTGACTTTTACTTTAGTGTTATTTCTTTGGATTATCGATTTAATTGCTAATAGTATTGGTGGGACGTTTGGCAATGCGTTAAAATATATTTCTTTATTAGAAAGTTATAATAATTTAGTTCAAGGAATTTGTGATACTAGTGATTTAATTTTATTGTGTAGCTATATTTTCTTAGGAGTATTTTTAACTGCTCAATCAATCGAATTATTAAGGTTTACTCGCAATTAATAAGTACCTAGACAAAATTAATTATACTTTTTTATTCCCCATTCTCTTTCTTAACTATGTAAATTATTTGGCACGACTACTTATAAATTGAAATTTATTTGTTAGCTAAAAACAAAATTCACAACAGCTTAACCCATGAAAAAAATCTTAGATAAATTGTGCTTATTCTTTGGCTTAATTTTAGCTGTCGCTGGATTAGTTATTGGTTTAGTTACTAATCAATGGTCATTATTACCTCTAGGTTTATTGATTGCTGGCGCGGTTTTAATTGCTGTTTGGTTGGGTTTAATGATTCAAGCAAATCGCGGTTTTTGGTATAAGCGAGGAATGCAGGTAGGGACAAATGCCTTCATTGCAACTACAGCAATTTTGCTGATTATTGGGTTAATTAATTTTATTGCTATTCGTAATTCTTTTAGATTCGATTTAACTGAAAATAAAATTTTTACTTTATCTCCTCAAACTCAAGCTATTGTCCAAAATTTATCTCAACCTCTTAAAGTCTGGATTTTTGATCGTAATGTTGAGCCAGAAATTGAATCTTTACTGCAAAATTATCGTCGCTATAGCCAAAATTTTCAGTTTGAAGTTGTCGATCCAGAAATAAATCTTCAACTAGCCAAAGGTAAATTTAAGGTTCAATCTCCAGGCGAAGTATATCTAGAGTATGGCGATAAAAAACAACGTATCCAAACATTAGATCCTAGTTCAGGAAATAATTTAACCGAAGTACAATTAACTAATGCCATTGAAAAAATTCAACGCGATCGCGCTTTAACTCTTTATTTTCTTCAAGGACATGGAGAAGCACAATTAAAAGACATTGAAGGTGGTCTTTCTCAAGCAGTTCAAAGTTTAGAAAATAGGGGTTATCAAGTCCAACCATTAACTTTAGCAACTAGTGGAAAAATACCAGAAAATACTAACGTAATCGCGATCGCAGGTGCAACTAGAAAACTATTTCCTGCTGAAGTCAAAATTATCCAAGAATATTTAAATAATGGCGGTAGTCTTTTATTAATGCTGCCACCTGAAACTGACCCTGGTTTAACCCCTATTTTGAATGATTGGGGCATTCAATTAGATAATCGATTAGTTATTGATGCTTCTGGTGCTGGAAATGTTTTAGGATTAGGTCCTGCTGCACCAATAATTAATAATTATGGAGAACATCCTATTACTCAAGATTTTGATCAAGATATTGCTATTTTTCCTGAATCTAGACCATTAAAAATAGTTCCAAAAGAGGGAATAATAGCAACATCTTTAGTCATTACTAATGAGCAAAGTTGGGCAGAAAGTGACTTATCAAATCAACAACTTCAATTTGATGCTTCTACAGATATTCAAGGACCTTTAGATTTAGCTTTTGCCCTTAGTCGTCAAGAAAATGCTCAAGCCAAAGAATCCCGCTTAGTAATTTTTGGAAGTAACACTTTTGCAACTAATGGTTGGTTGCAACAACAATTAAATAGCGATCTTTTACTTAATTCAATTAGTTGGTTAGCAGGAGAAGATGAACAAACGCTATCTATTAGTGCCAAAGAACAAACTAATCGTCGAATTAATCTTGCTCCTTTACAGGCAAAAACTATTAGTTTAATGGCTTTATTAATTATGCCAATGATTGCTTTAGGTTTGGCAATTTTTACTTGGTGGCGCAGAAGATAAACAGTTATTCAGTTATCAGTGACCAGTTACCAATTAACTATCAACAACAAAATAATACCAATCGATAACTCCATCTGTGTTTATCTGTGGACAAACAATTAACAATCAACAACAAACTAAAATTTTAACCGTATTTAATTAAGGTGAGAAACGCTATAAAAATATTTATCTATGAAACTAAAAGGAACTACTTGGTTATTAATTATCCTGGCAGCTATTCTTGGTAGCTGGGTTTATTTTTATGAAATTAGAGGCGAACAACAACAAACTATTTCAGCAACAAATCAACAGCAAATTTTCAATTTTACCGAAATAGAAATTAATAAAATTATTATTCAAAAACCAACCCAAACTTTAGAATTTGAACGCACAGGAAACAATGAACAACCCTGGCAGATGAAACAACCTCAAAATGTTCCTGCTAGTGATGCAAGTATAGCTTTTTTATTAGATTTAATTGCCAAAGGAAAAAGCGATCGCAGTTTTACTGTTGCTCAGTCTCAGTTAGGTCAATATGGTTTAAATAATCCCGTTGCTCACATAATTATTGAGTTAAAAAATCAAACAAAGCAGGAAATCTTTTTAGGAAAACCTAGTCTCAACGAAGAATCGATCTATGCTTACATTCCTACTTCAGAATCAAAAACCGATGTTAATGTACTTTTAGTTTCTAAAAATTGGCAATACGCAGTCGACAGAGAATTATCGGAATGGCAACAAAATCCTGTCAACAACTAATAATTTATCTGCTATGAATTTTTCTTGCCCAAATTTGAATTGGTTCAGAAAATCTGTAATGAAAACCTCGTAGTTCATTAGGACTCATTCCTGATTGACGAGCTTCATTAAACAACTCTTCAAGCGATCGCATTGCTTTAGCTGCATCAGTTGAGGATTTAGGAGTTTTAGCTAGTAATGCTTCTAATTTCGTTCTAATTTGCTCGATTGACTCTATATCTAACCATTGACTACCGTTTGATTGAGAAGATTGTTTATTACTTTTTAATAGTCCACAAGCAACTGGAGGTGCATTAGTACTTTCAAATTTACCAGTTGGGAAAAGAGCTTTATTTCGGTAATCAGGTAATTGACTTTGAGGAGAAACGTAAGTATGAGTCTCTGGATCGTAAGCTAAAACTTCTCCTGTCTCAATATGGTAAATCCAACCGTAGATTTGTAGTTTACCTTGATGCAATTTAGCTTGTACGACTGGATAGGTTTTGAGATTATTAATTTGAATCAGAACATTTTCGGCTACCATAATTTCTAGTAACTCTTCGCCCTGATAATTGGAATAGTTTTCTGTGACTAAACGACGGGTAGACTCTGCGTGCTTTAGCCAATCATAAACTAAAGGCATATTTTTTTGTAGTTCATTGAGTTTAAGCAATCCTTTCATGGCACCACAGTGAGAATGTCCACACACTACTATTTGTTCAATCCCCAGTGCATCGATCGCATACTCAATCGTACCTCCTTCACCTCCGTTAGCTGCACCATAGGGAGGAATAATATTACCTGCATTTCTAATCACAAACAGTTCCCCTACATCAGTTTGAGTAATGAGGTTTGGATCTATTCGAGAATCAGAACAAGTTATGAAAAGGACTCTAGGTTTTTGACCATGGGAAAGTTGCGCTAAAAGTTGTTGGTGGGTAGGTACATAAGTATGACGAAACTTATCAAGACCGCTAATTAACTTTTTCACTGGAGTTGATTTTCCTTGAGAGCGAGGAGTGCAGAGTCACGTTTTCTATTATCCTGTAAAGGTGTCTTAAATAGCTAGTGCCATTTCGTAGCAGTCGAAAGTTTTTTGTTATCAGGATTGTAAGCTTTGTTTATGAATGTTTTATGTCCTGATTAATTTAGTTTTTGCGAATCACTATCAATATTTAAAATAGAAAACTCATTAGAGTCTAATTCTGAAGAATCAGGAAATTTTTCGTCGATCAATTTCCTTAAAGTTGAATAATTTCTTCGATGTTCAATTGTCTGCCGAACTAATAACCATTCTTCCTTAACAGGATTGACTAATTGAATGGTTTTCTGAAAGAAATTTATCATAATCTCTGGAATTTCTTTATCAGCTCCATAAATCTGGCCATTTTCACAAAATACGTTTAATATGGTTTTTATTTGTTCAATAGTCAAATATTTTGCTAACCAAAGTAATTGTTCTCCATAAACTTTAGATGTATAAAAACTACCTGATTTGGTAAACTTTTCAATGACATAAGGTATATATCTTTCAAGGATACTAGTTATATTTTCTGGCTTAATTTTGTCTTGATATTCAAAGATTAATTTAATTAAAGGAGTTAAATTTTCATCATCAAATTTATTAATTTTTTCCAGTGCCAATCCTTTAATTGCTGAAGTTCCCAAAGCATTAAGAAGAATCAATGAATTTTCTTGGTCAAGTTCGTCAATTTGTTCTATACAATTTTTGGCTTTGATCTGTTGTCCTCGATCCAAAGATTCCCATGCTTTCATTCGACGTAAATAGACAAAAACCTTTTTCCAGTTTTGATCGGGTACAGATTCAATAATCTTAGAAAGGTGATTATTAATAACTTCCTCTACTTCCCTAAAATGAAGCTTTGATACAGCTTCAAGAGCAGTATACATACGAGCTTGTTCTTCAACTGGTTTGTTGTCATGCAGTAAACTTTTGGTTAAACCAATCACTACACTTTTAATCAAGGATTTACGAGCGCGAGCTAAAGAACTGGACAGAATCTGGATTGCTTGTTCTATATTATCTCTAGGAAAATATTCCGATTTTATAGTATCCCAAATCCGATCAAGTGCAGCTTTTCCTTGAACAGGTGGATGTTGCAAAAAATCTATAATTGCATTTCTTAAGTGATAACGTGCCAACTCTGGTGTAGCTTGAAAAGGTTCTTCTACTGATTGCATAGAAGGATGAGCGCAGAGACTACGATCTTGATTTAATCTTTCTAAATTTTGACGTTCTATTGATGAAATAAATTCATATTTCTCTTGTGCAAGTTTAGGAATATCAATTTCAAACTGCCATAAATTTCTTTTATCATCTTTTGAACGAAGACTTTCAAATTTTTTTAGCTCGTCTCTTGCTTGATTGTCTCCAGTTATTTCGAGTTGACGTAATTTGTGTAGAAAATCAAAAACTACTGCATTCCAAGTTGAGACAATACAGGAACGAAAAGCACCTGCTCGATAACATGAAACTGCTTCTTGAATATAATCTTTAGTAGTTTGGTCTTGGCAACGAAGTACTAATTCATCTAGATCGATTAAACGCTCACTCATTGGTATTTTTTATTATCTAGTTAATTTAAAAAATTTGAGGTCACATTTATAAAGTTCCCCAAAATAACTATCTTTTTAAATCACTAGAGTAATTAAACTTATATTGCTAAACATAATCTCACTGAGGCATAGAGCGATCACATACTTTCATCTTAAAATTACTAGGGGCAGCAATAGTTAATCCTCGTCGCACTGGTTTGAGAGGTTGATTACTCGTTAGTGCTAGTTGCCAATTAGATAAGATGGT includes these proteins:
- a CDS encoding carbonic anhydrase, giving the protein MKKLISGLDKFRHTYVPTHQQLLAQLSHGQKPRVLFITCSDSRIDPNLITQTDVGELFVIRNAGNIIPPYGAANGGEGGTIEYAIDALGIEQIVVCGHSHCGAMKGLLKLNELQKNMPLVYDWLKHAESTRRLVTENYSNYQGEELLEIMVAENVLIQINNLKTYPVVQAKLHQGKLQIYGWIYHIETGEVLAYDPETHTYVSPQSQLPDYRNKALFPTGKFESTNAPPVACGLLKSNKQSSQSNGSQWLDIESIEQIRTKLEALLAKTPKSSTDAAKAMRSLEELFNEARQSGMSPNELRGFHYRFSEPIQIWARKIHSR